The Flavobacterium johnsoniae UW101 genomic interval ACAACGGTGAAAGATGAGCATGCGTCCCATTAGCTAGTTGGTAAGGTAACGGCTTACCAAGGCCACGATGGGTAGGGGTCCTGAGAGGGAGATCCCCCACACTGGTACTGAGACACGGACCAGACTCCTACGGGAGGCAGCAGTGAGGAATATTGGTCAATGGACGCAAGTCTGAACCAGCCATGCCGCGTGCAGGATGACGGTCCTATGGATTGTAAACTGCTTTTGTACGAGAAGAAACACTCCTATGTATAGGAGCTTGACGGTATCGTAAGAATAAGGATCGGCTAACTCCGTGCCAGCAGCCGCGGTAATACGGAGGATCCAAGCGTTATCCGGAATCATTGGGTTTAAAGGGTCCGTAGGCGGTTTAGTAAGTCAGTGGTGAAAGCCCATCGCTCAACGGTGGAACGGCCATTGATACTGCTGAACTTGAATTACTGGGAAGTAACTAGAATATGTAGTGTAGCGGTGAAATGCTTAGATATTACATGGAATACCAATTGCGAAGGCAGGTTACTACCAGTTTATTGACGCTGATGGACGAAAGCGTGGGGAGCGAACAGGATTAGATACCCTGGTAGTCCACGCCGTAAACGATGGATACTAGCTGTTGGGCGCAAGTTCAGTGGCTAAGCGAAAGTGATAAGTATCCCACCTGGGGAGTACGAACGCAAGTTTGAAACTCAAAGGAATTGACGGGGGCCCGCACAAGCGGTGGAGCATGTGGTTTAATTCGATGATACGCGAGGAACCTTACCAAGGCTTAAATGCAGACTGACCGATTTGGAAACAGATCTTTCGCAAGACAGTTTACAAGGTGCTGCATGGTTGTCGTCAGCTCGTGCCGTGAGGTGTCAGGTTAAGTCCTATAACGAGCGCAACCCCTGTTGTTAGTTGCCAGCGAGTGATGTCGGGAACTCTAACAAGACTGCCAGTGCAAACTGTGAGGAAGGTGGGGATGACGTCAAATCATCACGGCCCTTACGCCTTGGGCTACACACGTGCTACAATGGCCGGTACAGAGAGCAGCCACTGGGTGACCAGGAGCGAATCTATAAAGCCGGTCACAGTTCGGATCGGAGTCTGCAACTCGACTCCGTGAAGCTGGAATCGCTAGTAATCGGATATCAGCCATGATCCGGTGAATACGTTCCCGGGCCTTGTACACACCGCCCGTCAAGCCATGGAAGCTGGGGGTGCCTGAAGTCGGTGACCGCAAGGAGCTGCCTAGGGTAAAACTGGTAACTAGGGCTAAGTCGTAACAAGGTAGCCGTACCGGAAGGTGCGGCTGGAACACCTCCTTTCTAGAGCCTGAGTGTTAGCAGTAATGCACGCTTAGGAAAAATGATGAAATTTAAAGGTTTTGAATTTTAGATTGTATTACTCTTGCTGTTAATTTAAAAAAAATGATAAAAATTAAGTAAAACAGAGTCTCGTAGCTCAGCTGGTTAGAGTACTACACTGATAATGTAGGGGTCGGCAGTTCGAGTCTGCCCGGGACTACTTTTTAAGAATTGACAATTAATACTTGTTAATTGATAATTAAAAAGACTGAAAAGCTTAAAAAGAAGGAAATTCTAGAGTTGAAAGATTACGAATTACAAATAATTCCTAATTCATAATTCACAATTCATAATTAGATTGGGGGATTAGCTCAGCTGGCTAGAGCGCCTGCCTTGCACGCAGGAGGTCAACGGTTCGACTCCGTTATTCTCCACGATTTTAGTCATAAAGATTAAAGTCATAAAGTCCAAAGTGATTCACTTGACGACTTTTGACTTTTGACTAGATAAAGTTCATTGACATATTGAGATAAGAAAATAATAAGAAAGTAGAAAGCGTTTTTTACAATTTTATTGTAAAAAACAAAAAAAACGGTCTTGTTTTAAGTAACAAGATTGGTACAATAAGCAAAATAAGGGCGTATGGGGAATGCCTAGGCTCTCAGAGGCGATGAAGGACGTGATAAGCTGCGAAAAGCTGCGGGGACTGGCACACACAGATTGATCCGCAGATATCCGAATGGGGCAACCCGCTATATTGAAGATATAGCACACCGATAGGTGGGCAAACCCGCTGAACTGAAACATCTAAGTAGGCGGAGGAGAAGAAAACAAAAGTGATTCCGTAAGTAGTGGCGAGCGAACGCGGATTAGCCCAAACCAGTGCTGTTACGGCAGTGCTGGGGTTGTAGGACCACGACATTTTATGCATGCAGAACCGGAAGTTACTGGAAAGTGACGCCAAAGAGGGTGATAGCCCCGTATGGGTAATAAATGTAATAGATAGTGGTATCCTGAGTAGGGCGGGGCACGTGAAACCCTGTCTGAATTCGGCGGGACCATCCGCTAAGGCTAAATACTCCTGAGAGACCGATAGTGAACCAGTACCGTGAGGGAAAGGTGAAAAGAACCGTGAATAACGGAGTGAAATAGATCCTGAAACCATACGCTTACAAGCGGTCGGAGCCCTTTCGTGGGGTGACGGCGTGCCTTTTGCATAATGAGCCTACGAGTTAACGCTGCTGGCAAGGATAAGTACTTCAGGTATGGATCCGCAGCGAAAGCGAGTCTGAATAGGGCGCTTTAGTCAGTAGTGTTAGACGCGAAACCGTGTGATCTACCCATGGGCAGGTTGAAGCTGTGGTAACACACAGTGGAGGACCGAACCGGTTGACGTTGAAAAGTCTTCGGATGACCTGTGGGTAGGGGTGAAAGGCCAATCAAACTCGGAAATAGCTCGTACTCCCCGAAATGCATTTAGGTGCAGCGTTAGTTATAAAGTTATACAGAGGTAGAGCTACTGATTGGATGCGGGGGCTTCACCGCCTACCAATTCCTGACAAACTCCGAATGCTGTATAATGTTCACTAACAGTGAGGGCTTGGGTGCTAAGGTCCAAGTCCGAGAGGGAAAGAACCCAGACCATCAGCTAAGGTCCCCAAATATATGCTAAGTTGAAAGAACGAGGTTTGTCTGCCCAGACAGCTAGGATGTTGGCTTGGAAGCAGCCATTCATTTAAAGAGTGCGTAACAGCTCACTAGTCGAGCGGACGAGCATGGATAATAATCGGGCATAAGCATATTACCGAAGCTATGGATTTGCAAGTAATTGCAAGTGGTAGGGGAGCATTCTAACAGGGTTGAAGGTTTTTCGTAAGGAGGGCTGGACTGGTTAGAAAAGAAAATGTAGGCATAAGTAACGATAATGCGGGCGAGAAACCCGCACACCGAAAAACTAAGGTTTCCACAGCTATGCTAATCAGCTGTGGGTTAGTCTGGTCCTAAGGCGAACCCGAAAGGGACAGTCGATGGCTAACGGGTTAATATTCCCGTACTACTAATTACTGTGATGGGGTGACGGAGTGATGAAAGCGCCGCGAACTGACGGAATAGTTCGTTGAAGTACCTAGCTATAGGTCCTGTAGTAAAATGCGCAGGAACTGGTGAAATACGATAGTACTCGGAGTCTTCGGACAAAGAGATAGTGCGCCTAAGGGCTTCCAAGAAAAACCTCTAAACTTCAGGTAATTAGTACCAGTACCGTAAACCGACACAGGTAGTTGAGGAGAGAATCCTAAGGTGCTCGAGAGATTCATGGCTAAGGAATTAGGCAAAATAGACCTGTAACTTCGGGAGAAAGGTCGCCCTGAGCAATCAGGGCCGCAGTGAAGAGGTCCAGGCGACTGTTTATCAAAAACACAGGGCTCTGCAAAATCGTAAGATGAAGTATAGGGCCTGACACCTGCCCGGTGCTGGAAGGTTAAGAGGAGATGTTATCTTCGGAGAAGCATTGAATTGAAGCCCCAGTAAACGGCGGCCGTAACTATAACGGTCCTAAGGTAGCGAAATTCCTTGTCGGGTAAGTTCCGACCTGCACGAATGGTGTAACGATCTGGACACTGTCTCAGCCATGAGCTCGGTGAAATTGTAGTAACGGTGAAGATGCCGTTTACCCGCAGTGGGACGAAAAGACCCTGTGCACCTTTACTATAGCTTAGTATTGACCTTGGATAAATGATGTGTAGGATAGGTTGGAGACTATGAAGCGGCGTCGCCAGGCGTTGTGGAGTCATTGTTGAAATACAACCCTTTGTTTATCTGAGGCCTAACCCCGCTATGCGGGGGACAGTGCTTGGTGGGTAGTTTGACTGGGGTGGTCGCCTCCAAAAGAGTAACGGAGGCTTCTAAAGGTTCCCTCAGTACGCTTGGTAACCGTGCGTAGAGTGCAATGGCATAAGGGAGCTTGACTGAGAGACATACAGGTCGATCAGGTACGAAAGTAGAGCATAGTGATCCGGTGGTTCCGCATGGAAGGGCCATCGCTCAAAGGATAAAAGGTACGCCGGGGATAACAGGCTGATCTCCCCCAAGAGCTCATATCGACGGGGGGGTTTGGCACCTCGATGTCGGCTCGTCACATCCTGGGGCTGGAGAAGGTCCCAAGGGTTGGGCTGTTCGCCCATTAAAGTGGCACGCGAGCTGGGTTCAGAACGTCGTGAGACAGTTCGGTCTCTATCTACTGCGGGCGTTAGAAATTTGAGTGGATCTGATTCTAGTACGAGAGGACCGAATTGGACTAACCTCTAGTGTATCTGTTGTCCCGCCAGGGGCACCGCAGAGTAGCTACGTTGGGAAGGGATAAGCGCTGAAAGCATATAAGCGCGAAACCCACCACAAGATGAGATTTCTTTTAAGGATCGTGGAAGATGACCACGTTGATAGGCTATAGATGTAAAGGCAGTAATGTCATAGTCGAGTAGTACTAATAATCCGTAAGCTTATGTACACCCTTTTCCCGGGCCGAAAGGCCCGGGAGGAAACTTTCTAAAACAAAAACTTACTTTTCTTTATCTCAGTATGTTAAAATATTGTTTAATTGATAATTAACAATTTATAATTGATAATTAATAATTAAAAGCTGCTAGCAGCGAATGACCTTAAGGTGGTTATTGCGGCGGGGCTCACCTCTTCCCATCCCGAACAGAGAAGTTAAGCCCGCCTGCGCAGATGGTACTGCAGTTTTGTGGGAGAGTATGTCGTCGCCTTTCTTTTAAGAATCCTCATCATTTATTTGATGAGGATTTTTTGCTTTTATGAATGTTTTGAACGAAGAACCCAAATCTTCGCCGTTTTGTAAACCTTTAATTTAAAAACTGTCCGGATTTAATCATAATATATAGCAGGATTTCCTGCACCTGAAACCACAGGAAAGGTCTTTATAATGAAACCCCGGAATAGTTTATTTTTCCTTACGTCGCGGTCAAAATGCAGTAAATTCTCAAGCTGCGTTATCGGAATTTTTTTGGAGCACTTATGTATTAGGAACTCAGCTTGCCAATTGTGAAACTGATTTATGGGATAGAATAGGGGGGTATAAGTACACCAAATTCACTTTTTTAGTATTTCAATAGAAAATCATTAACAAAAATTAAAATACCAACGAACTAAAACAATAATAGTATTATTCTTTTTTTTTTTTTTTTTTTCAAATAAAGAAGGCAGAGTTGGAAACGATGATCTTTATAAATTCATGGAAACAAGAAAATTGTTCTGCGAAAAAAAAAACTAACAGGAATAGTATTGGACTCTTAGATAAATGAAGTATTGTCTGGTGCAAAAGTAATTATGCTTAACGATAAATATCAGCCAATTGCAGAAGTTATTTCAGCCGAAGATGGTTTCATATAGTTTTGATTTGAAATGTTACAGAATCGATTACATAAGAGAGTTTCAAAAGAAGATTATGAAACGGCAGAAACTCCGACCAATTCATCCGTCAGATGAGAATCCTAAACTTGATGTTAAGTTAGAGAGAATAATAAAACCAATTAAGGTTGGTGCAGATTTAGTCAAAACTTTAAATATGCCTACAATATATTTTGGTTTAGACTAATAATTATATAACAAAAAAAGCCGCTTTTGAACTTGAAAAAGTTCTAGCTGTAATGCAGTAATATCCAAAAAAGAAAATTGAAGTTCGTTCGACAGCAGATAATCTAAAAAAAATACAATATGGATTTGTCTAATAAAAGAGCAAAAGCTACAACAGGCTGGTTTGTTAAAAAAAGGAATTGCAAGTGATAGAATTTCATGCAGAGGATATGGCGAAAGCCAGTCTGTGAATCGTTGTACAGATAATGTCAATTGTACAGAAAAAGAACATCAGGCAAACCGAAGAAGTGAATTTATAATTGTTTCATTTTAATAAAAATGTTTTCTATATATGAAAAAGGATAAACAACCAGTAAATAGAAAATATACTAAAAGAGCATTATTGTTTATAGAAATACAAAACGATTATTTCTATAAAGGAAAAATGGAATTGGAAGGAAGTTATGAAGCTGGTTATAAGCAAAAAGGGGTTTGGAAATTTTCAGAAAGAAAAGAAAACTGGTTGTTCATACTACTCCAACATTTTTATAAGCGCACAGCAATATTTCTATGGTAGCGTTGTCGTTTTTTTTAATGCGTTCATAATAATTTACAAACATCTGCAATTGTCCAATATTCTGACGGGTAGGTTTGTACGTTTCAATTTCTATCAAAACAAAGCATTGAATCAATTGATTGTATAAAACCATGCCTGCAAAAAAAAACTGGGTAACTAATAGGGTAACCATTCTTTGATAAAGCATGTGCTTTTTGAAAAGTATGCAAAAACTAAAAAGCCTTTAAACGCTAATGTTTAAAGGCTTTTAATTTTTAAAGTTTCTTCTGAAACTTCATTTGGCGGAGAAAGAGGGATTCGAACCCCCGGACCTGTTACAGTCAACAGTTTTCAAGACTGCCGCATTCGACCGCTCTGCCATTTCTCCAGTATGTCGCTCTCATTGCCTGATTGCGGGTGCAAATATAAGACGGTTTTTCGGTTCTCAAAACTTTTTTCAGACTTTTTTTGAAACTTTTTTTAAATAATTTTCAAGTATCTAGTTATCAGTATTTCCGAAAATGAGCTTTTTTGAAAAATTATTCTAAATCGTCTAAAATTGGTGTTGGTTTTTTATTTTCATCAACTGCGACAAACGAAAAAGTTCCAGAAACTACCGTTTCGCGAAGTTCAGAATACATTTGTTCCATGAAAATATCAACATGAATTTTACAACTTGTTCTTCCAACACTGTCGACTTTTGCTACTAATTCAATTAAGGTTCCTGCTGGAATTGCTTTTTTGAAGTCAATTTGACCTGTAGAAATTGTAACTACTTTTTTACGGCTGAAGCGAGTAGCGCAAATAAAAGCTACTTCGTCCATTAAATGAAGCGCAGTTCCGCCAAATAAAGTATCGTAATGATTTGTTGTGCTAGGGAAAACCGCTTTAAAAATACGTGTCTCCGATTTTAAAATTCTTTCTTCTACAGTTCCCATATTAGTAAGTTACATATTCAGTGATTTCAAGGCCATATCCAATCATTCCAACGCGTTTTGTCTGCTCAGTATTAGAAACTAATCTAATCTTAGAAATGTCAATATCATGAAGGATTTGAGCTCCAATACCGTAATCTTTACTATCAATGATTACTTTTGGTGCTTTCAAAGTTCCTTGCGCCTGTAATGATTTAAGTTCAGAAATTCGGTTTAACAGATTTACGGCCGTCATATCCTGATTAATAAAGATAACAGCACCTTTGCCATTTTCATTTATTACTTTAAACATGTCATCTAACTGCTGTTCGGCATTATTCGTTAAAGTACCCAATAAATCATTATTAACCTGTGAAGAGTGAATTCTCGTTAAGATTGGTTCACCAAGATTCCAGGTTCCTTTTGTTAAAGCGATATGAATTTGTTTGTTTGTAGTCTGCTCGTATGCTCTTAGTCTAAAAGTCCCAAAACGGGTTTCGATATCAAAATCTTCTTTTTTGACAATCAAACTGTCGTGCTGCATTCTGTAGGCAACCAAATCTTCAATTGAAACTAACTTTAAATTGAATTTTTTGGCCACTTTTATTAATTCAGGTAAACGCGACATTGTACCATCTTCATTTAAGATTTCACAGATAACACCTGCAGGTTTAAATCCCGCCAGACGTGCAAAATCTATAGCAGCTTCAGTATGTCCTGTTCTTCTTAAAACGCCTCCTTGTTTGGCAATTAAAGGGAAAATATGTCCAGGACGGGCTAAATCGTGAGGTTTAGTATTTGGATCAACTAATGACTGAACAGTTTTTGAACGGTCAGCAGCAGAAATACCAGTTGTAACGCCATGTCCTTTTAAATCTACAGAAACTGTGAAAGCAGTTTCCATGTGATCTGTATTGTTGGTAACCATTG includes:
- a CDS encoding OmpA family protein, translated to MLKKGIASDRISCRGYGESQSVNRCTDNVNCTEKEHQANRRSEFIIVSF
- a CDS encoding PDDEXK nuclease domain-containing protein codes for the protein MLYQRMVTLLVTQFFFAGMVLYNQLIQCFVLIEIETYKPTRQNIGQLQMFVNYYERIKKNDNATIEILLCAYKNVGVV
- a CDS encoding acyl-CoA thioesterase is translated as MGTVEERILKSETRIFKAVFPSTTNHYDTLFGGTALHLMDEVAFICATRFSRKKVVTISTGQIDFKKAIPAGTLIELVAKVDSVGRTSCKIHVDIFMEQMYSELRETVVSGTFSFVAVDENKKPTPILDDLE
- the ribB gene encoding 3,4-dihydroxy-2-butanone-4-phosphate synthase gives rise to the protein MSTKIQMNTIEEAIEDIRQGKVIIVVDDEDRENEGDFLAAAEKVTPEMINFMATHGRGLICTPLTESRCKELDLRAMVTNNTDHMETAFTVSVDLKGHGVTTGISAADRSKTVQSLVDPNTKPHDLARPGHIFPLIAKQGGVLRRTGHTEAAIDFARLAGFKPAGVICEILNEDGTMSRLPELIKVAKKFNLKLVSIEDLVAYRMQHDSLIVKKEDFDIETRFGTFRLRAYEQTTNKQIHIALTKGTWNLGEPILTRIHSSQVNNDLLGTLTNNAEQQLDDMFKVINENGKGAVIFINQDMTAVNLLNRISELKSLQAQGTLKAPKVIIDSKDYGIGAQILHDIDISKIRLVSNTEQTKRVGMIGYGLEITEYVTY